DNA from Electrophorus electricus isolate fEleEle1 chromosome 5, fEleEle1.pri, whole genome shotgun sequence:
TAGTTCCTTCACTGCCGCCCAATCACCTGCTCTGAGGTCATATAGTTAGTTAACTCAAGGGGTTTGGCTCAGCCCTGTCTACCCAGAccctgtttttcacattttgtgaaATTAACACTTCAGAAGGATCGTGTGTCAAAAGTGGGGATGTCATCTGATATTTCTAACATTGGTATGCCCAAGAGTTTACAAAATATGTCCAAATGGGgatgagaatgagagtgagaccACAACATGGGTTGAGCCCCTATGAAGTCATTTTTGGGTGACCTCCCCTGACTCTTTGTTTGCTAGTGAAAGCAGGTCTGATTGGCTCTCTCTGTCTAAGCATACATTTGATAGCTTTCTCTGCCATGTGCTGCATTTTTATAGGTCGTGTGACACAAGGGTGACATGTTTGATGACTGAATGACAGCTAGCATCATTGTTCTTAATAAAGTTGTTAATAAAAATCTTTGATGGTATGTCAACATAATTCAAGCAAACAGAGCTCTGACAAACTGCAGACATTTTCAATCATAGACATGCATTATTACTCATTCATCATACTTATTACATACTTATGTACCTAGTcatctaattattattatgacccATTTGTGATCTAGTGCATGATTTAGatctaaataataatttatttactaatgCCTTTTCCATTtaagacaagaaaaaaataacccatcccataaaaaacactaaaatatgGTATGTCAAATCATATGCTCTTCTTTATCCACAGGCTTGAGCTTATGGGACAACAATAAacttcagaaacacaaaaatgtgattcCAAAACACTTCACTCAAATGGAGGTCAGCACTTCAGACAGTTTAGAAGACAAGGCAGCTTCTATGAACATAAGTGGCTCCCTAAAGCTCAGTGTTCTGTCTGGAAAAGTAAATGTAGCAGGATCAGCTAAATATTTCAATGACAACAAAAAGTCCACTAAACAGTCCAGGATTACACTGAAATACCATGTAAGCACACACTTTGAACACCTCACAATGGATCATTTGGAGCATAAGAGCTTTCAATACACTGAGGTGTTTGACAGTGATCTAGGTACACATGTGGTCACTGCTGGGTTGTACAGTGCTGATGCTTTCTTAGTGTTTAATAGAGATTTAGATTCAAATGAGGAGAAGACTGAGGTAGAAGGAACATTCAAAGCTGCTCTTAGTAATCTCGGTAAACTAGGGAATTTGGAAGGTCAGGCCTCAGTGAAACtgaatgagagtgagaaggCAGTGACTGACAAATTCAGCTGTACTTTCTATACAGATTTTAGATTACCAGCTAATCCATTCTCATTTAAAGGTGCAATGGACATATACAAACAACTTCCAAACATGCTTGGTGAGAAAGGAGAAAACACAGTTCCACTGAAAGCGTGGCTCTACCCTCTTGCCAAACTGGATTCAAAAGCAGCAAAATGTGTCCGTGACATAAGCAATAGCCTTATTACGGCTGTATCAGATGTAATCGAGAGTTTGAACAATGCAGAAATTAGATGCAATGATCTTGCAGTAGACACTGCTGCACAAGCGTTTCCTGCTTTCCATCAAAAGATTCAAGAGCTGAAGAAAAAATGCAATGACTATAAGCTAGATCTGCTGAAGAAAGTGGGTTCTCTGCTGCCATTAATACGTGGAGGTCAAGAAGAAGAATGTGATCTTGTAGACCTCCTCAAGCATCATGAGGAGTCTCCTTTCAGTAGCACTGAACTTGACCAGTGGATAAAGATCAAACAGGATGAAGCAGATGTACTGAAAGCCTTTCTGGAGAAGCTGGAGTGTCCTGTTCGAGATGTATATAAAAGCATTGGCAAGGTCTTTGCACACACTGAAGATGTGGTGTGCTTTACTTTCACCTCTCTGGATGAGTCAGATCCTTTTCTTGATTATCTAACAAACTATATAGATGAAAAGTCTGAAAAGAGACATAAAGGCAAAAGAGAGAAACCTGAGTCCTGGTTGACTCAAGACGTAGGTCAGAGAATGAGGAAAACCTTGAAATTATTCAATGGCCTAAAGAGCTCAAGTAAGAGTAACAACACCAAATTTATTGTGGTGTCAGATTATAACGAGGAGAACCCTGGTGCTTGCATAATGTTGTACGGACATGAATGTGATGACACCGTCTGCTTTATCCCGCCATCTAAACCCATCTGCTCAACCACTGGTGCTGTGACTGacagcagtgtaacagtgaAATTAAGCCCTGCATGTGAATCGACAGTGAAGCGAAACCTGGAGTACaagatggagcaggaggaggagtggaagTGTCAATCTCTGCACCATAAAGAAGATGAAGTCACACTAACAGACCTGAATGCTGATGCTGTGTATGAGATCAGGTGTGTGGCAGTGGGAGAACTGGAGCAGTTCCCAGTTACCAGTGATGTCATCATTGCTAAAACATAAGTCTGAAATTTATGAATCACTGCATCagtacataaatataaatgaatgaatgactcaAGAAAAACATTACTGTAGATTGAAAACACTTCTTGGATACTAATCAAGAAGTAGTACAGTAGTAATTGTCTACTAAAAAATGAATAGTTAAAAGTCTTATCAAGAGCTGTAGCAGGGTTTTGTGGTTTTCACCACCCTGCATGCACTAGGGTTAAGATCTAATGAGGTTAGTGTTAAGGGCCCTgcacaattgtttttttttttaatctgtgaaaaataaatacttctgCAAAGAATGTTATATATTCCAGTTACCTTCCAAttattttgccatttaaaagagtgttttgaattttttttttcttttggcctTTACTGTTCTGCTTTGTGGGTGTGGACGCTAGTGGATTGAATGACAGCCTCAGTGTCAAATGAAACCACCCAGTTAGTTAGTATGGAGTAGACTGTAAATCAGATCACATCAACACTGCTTTACGTGTCTGAACCTGAAAACGCGAAAGGCTGTTAGGTGTCTTGGTCAACAGCGGAACCCTGCCATGTTTAAATACAGGCTAACTGAATTCTCTGCATAAATTAATGGATACACCAGttaatattttaagaatataTTTAAAGTGGTATTTTCTTTGCATCTCTTAAAAATTGATGACTTTTACATTAAAGCtattagctaacgttagctatgattagctagtcagctagtttatatatatatatatatagccctGATTAACCAGAGCTAGCTATCAGGCTTCAACTAATCATGGGGAGACTAAACATGGGGAAAGTCCATTattagtcatttttaaaatgtcagtgcaTCATATCATGTGatgttataaaaatacatttgtagtttagctaaattacataaaattggCAAATGTTAGCCTACAGATTTGGTTATTCTCTCATTGCTTGCTATGTTATTGAATAAAGtgtcaaatgaaacaataactGTTAATTAGAAATAGACTTAACAACTTATTATCTGCATTGCCTCCATGAAAGTGTCAGGAAAGCTGTTGCTTTAAGCTTTACTCGGCTAGGAAATCTGGAGCTGTGCTGAACCCAGTTTTCAAATGAATTTGCAGTAAAATGCCTGTCACTTCAATCCCAGAAAGAAATTTGGGCCATTTTGGTTTGGTCTcgttttctggaataaaatgtaaagaataacCTTTCTCCCACTTACATCCAAAAACCTACCAAGACAACCAAAATGTTCAATGCACATCCCAAGGTGCTTTCACATTAACTTATTTGCAagagtttatatgtataataaatctATTTGTCTTTCATGGGTCCATTGTGCCAGGTGGTGAGGAGAAATGTTGATATATGTTTCATTTCCCATAGGTATAAACTCTACAAAATAGCAGTTTCAGATGGTGTTCATTATGACCTCAAATACTGTAATAAACTCAAGTAATGTCTGATATCTTGTCAATTGTCAAAGTCTTTTCATtacttgtttattattatttgctacagtggtagctcagtggttaaggtacttgacttctaatcagaagattgtgggtttaagctccaccactgccaagttaccactgttgggtccctgagcaaggcccttaaacctcaattgtttaagttgtactcagtcaaaatttaagttgctttggacaaaagcgtcaggtaaatgaTTGTCTTCGTTATATGTTGTTTAGCTCATGCATATTGTCAACAAAATTGCTGACCACTTCTAATTGTGTTTACTGGTAATCTTATATGAACCAAGTAGACAAAATATAATAAGTTAGTAGTTTAGCTTTTAAGTAGGAAAGGATGACATTGAGGGTTTAATCACTTCCCATATTCCACATGTGTATGATACTTCATATGATACTTCAAAGACATTAGATATGAAATTGTTTAACAAAGAAATGATTGATTTGTTCATATTGGACCTACTTAGAATGCCTTAAAGGAATTCCAGCCctttcattaaaatgatattaataGGCATGAACCTTGAACAGACATGTCCCCACCCTGATAAAAAGGGGTGTTGAAAGTTGTAGGAGAGTGGATAAGAGATGAAAAGAGATTTTTGTGCCTGACTGGAAGAAGTAAGCTAGTGAGAAGAAACCAAGAAGTTTAATTGGTTTCTGAGAAACCTAGCCAATAGCCTCTCGCTaagcaaagttaaaaaaaataaaaagaaaaaagaaaaaaaaataaatttaaaaccttgagtctcattttattttcttcattcatttcttATCTTTCATGTTTGTCAGAATTCGCTCATCACAGACCTTTTTGTGACCTATACTTTTGATCAAGCAAATCCGTTTTTGTTTGTGCTGATGGAAACATTAGTTTTCTTGTACACCTGGTGATTAGTCAGTCCTAGAATCTTCAACAAAGACAAGAATATACTACAGTACATGGACTACCATTGCGTTAGCATCTGGAAAGCCCTACATACAAATGCAGCTAGCTCTCTGACTGAGCCAGCTTTGGGAATCAAGTCCAGTGGGTCAAGAACAGTTGCATCATCTCATCCATCAGGCCCATGTCACATGCACAGACTTGTGAACCAGCAACGTGATAGAAAGGGAGACCCTCCATTACTGGAACAGCTGGTTCCAACCTGGTTGAACACACTGACCTGCATCCCTCATACGTCATGCAGTTGGTACCGATAAAGTTACTGTGATATCTATGCATCAGAATTGAATTAGGCAACTCCTTTCTCCCGTGTGCCTGTTCATTTCTAGTTATTTCTCCACACACATTGCTTTAAGgataatctttttattttatctttttttaatcttttcttcctctctttatttgttttagtcATGCTCATTTCATCAAAATCTTGTTTGAGTTAATTTTGTTTcttgagttttgttttgctgtagaTCAATTTTAGTGAATTTGATACCTCTagtcattatttacatttttcttaatgCATCTTTCCCTTATCTCCGATCACTCAATAAACATTCCCATAGTTGCAACACTTGTGATTCCAGAGTGGTATTCCTAATTTCAGATAGAAATGATTATGTTTTCAAACTTGCAACTTTTATGAGTTGAGACTCAATTAACATAATAATTAATggaataataatacaaattaactaattttccctgttaaacagggtggtgccccaattaatttTATCGATTTCGATTGACAATTGATTAAGGTATTCATAACGCTACATAAGCAAAACTTTAATGTTTTGCTAACTTACTGGTAAGCATATTTCATAGCTGTAACCTTTTCTGTTATGGAACCTGTTCCCCCAGCAGACTGAGAGAACACTGCACCTGTCTAAAGGAGTTTCCACACTCATAGTGTTAAACTGCTTGGTCTCAGTCTCAGATCACCCTGACATAAGCTGCCCGATGCATAATTCATTCAGGACTTGTCAAATCTCCAGttaacatacacattttaacttgtaaaaataagaatttaagATATTTCTAattactaataaaatatttctaattggAATTCAGTTTAAACTGTCTGAAACAtcagtttcaaatatttaaatcatgtcTAACTTAAATGCGAGAtatgttctctttgtttctgaTTCATAATTCCAATCAAATATATGCTTAAtctttttgattaaaaaaataactatttttcCATATCTGACACTAGGCTAGTGTAGGGGTTTCACCTACTAATCCTTTATAATATATAAGATTTACATTGCATCAATTATTAATCAGTCTCATTACATCAGTCTCAAATATTCAAATCAGAATCAcaatctttaatttttaatgaaaaaagtaacaatgttttaaatccTTCAGGAATCAAATAACAACAAGTTCTTTGACGAAATTGGCAACAACCACAATCTGAATGAGAAAGTCATCAGACAAGAGGACCTTATCTGAAAATGAGGAAATAAAACTCAAGAAAACCAGGTTATGAAAGTAAAGCTAGAGGCGCATTTAGAAATAGAGTTATCATGATGTTCATTTCAGTACATGCATTCAGACTAGTACTCCTTACAGTggttaatgtttttgtgtgcatgtaaatcACAGATGAGTATGAGAACACATCATTAGTTCATTTCAGCTCCAGTGATTATGATTGATATTGATTCCACCTGCAGCTAATCTGTGTCCTTCATAGCAAATGAAAGCCAGACATTTTCCCTATTTGTGATTTAGACCATGTGTCTTCTTAATGTGTTATTCCTGAGCTATTGATGCTTGAGCTACTGATAATGCCATGGACCATTTTTGAACCCATCATGTGTAGCTCAGTTCACACCTTTTGTCTCAGCTTAGTCTTCAGACTGTCAGTGGTTAGTGGGCAGAGGATATTTCTCACATGTTGCTGTGGTTCTGTTCACGGGCTAATTGTATCCAGAATTaaactattttctttattaatctgtgttgtgggtgtttCTATGTGGTGCCTGACTTAATCTATGTGGAGGTCATTCAGGCGTTTTTTGAAGAGGTGGGTCTTCAGTGTATGAGACATCTCAGAGGACAAGCAATGGAATTTCATTACACCACCTGGCGCCAGTACAGAGAAGAGTCTCGGGCTTATCTTCTCTGTCTTCTGAGGGGTTCTGAGAGGTAAAACTGCATAATTTACAAGAGTagaaaagtaatttatttatactaatcttttacattacaaaaataaacacaatgaaaaaaaatgagacattTCATGTTTCCAATATCTGTCACCATTTTTTACCCACCCATATGAAAATAAAGCTAAGTGGGTATTGAAGGTTTGTCTCTTTTGTGTTGACAGCCTTAAAATGATTAACTAAATGATTATCTAGTTTGATGTCAGCATGCATAACTTTCAGCTGTCACTAAAAAACCTGGGAAACAGGACAGGTAATATTCATGTTTGGATATATATACTGACCTTGGTTTACAGTATAAGAGGTCACCAGAAACAAGACTATTGTCATAGCACAGTAGAGATTTCAGCATTACAGTTAGGCACGTGCATCTGtgtcacacaccaacacatgcacacatacctgAATCTTGCCTAATTTCAGTTTGTTCCGCACCTTTATAGTCAATTATCACAAAGTTGCAATTTGTCAAACAAAGATTTGACCAGGCACAGAGAAACTGCACTGCATTACATGAAAACACATTAGAGTAATACAAATGTGATCTCTGCATTATATGAAAACACATTGGAATATTACAAATCTGATCTCTGATGTACATGATAATACAAATCTGATCTTCTGGACTGCAATGATGCGGCATGCTGACAATGAGTTGAGTCCTTGAAAGATCATATTACCTGTGTCCTGCAGATGCTCAAGATTTTTGCGAATTGAAATCTTTCCTCTGTTTGTGCCTTGTTCTTCAACAAGGTCAGTTTTAGTCATTAAGATccaagagaaaataaatagaggatgcttgttttgtttgccaGAACATTTCAAAACACTTAATAACTCAATTTTTGAGGGTTTGAGCAATGTTTGCATGAACTGTTAACTACCaaattgtttttgattttacaACAGAACActgctcctgttcctgcacAGTGTCATGATTACATTGATTCCTCTTCAGGAATAGAATAGGGATGATGAAATCAGCATTGCGCCGATGAGCTGAATCAAGCATGTTAGCACAGGAGGCAGAAACGGTGTGGCAGAGTGGGGTTCTCAGGATGGGTAAACAGTGCTTTTCTCGGTTTTCTCCctgaaatgacattttctcATGAATCTGACCCAGACTATTGCAGAGGAATGTGCCCTCTGCGACATCATTGCTCTGTGACATCAACGGCACCTTCTCATTCCAACTGCACCACTGCAGTACAGAGTGACCTCCAAGGCAAAAGGAAAGCACCACGGTCTTCCTTATGTTAGGTCTTCCTTATCtgaataatgtgtttgtgtgtgtcaccaaactttgatatatttatgaaatatgttggTTTCTTTATCATTCTTAGTGTGCACACGTGTTTGCAGGCTGTTCATGACCAACAGCGGCActgtaaacatataaa
Protein-coding regions in this window:
- the LOC118241330 gene encoding verrucotoxin subunit beta-like, yielding MSSLQKEAVEVPCLGRPFQLGMLYDMRRDCLIPGLSLWDNNKLQKHKNVIPKHFTQMEVSTSDSLEDKAASMNISGSLKLSVLSGKVNVAGSAKYFNDNKKSTKQSRITLKYHVSTHFEHLTMDHLEHKSFQYTEVFDSDLGTHVVTAGLYSADAFLVFNRDLDSNEEKTEVEGTFKAALSNLGKLGNLEGQASVKLNESEKAVTDKFSCTFYTDFRLPANPFSFKGAMDIYKQLPNMLGEKGENTVPLKAWLYPLAKLDSKAAKCVRDISNSLITAVSDVIESLNNAEIRCNDLAVDTAAQAFPAFHQKIQELKKKCNDYKLDLLKKVGSLLPLIRGGQEEECDLVDLLKHHEESPFSSTELDQWIKIKQDEADVLKAFLEKLECPVRDVYKSIGKVFAHTEDVVCFTFTSLDESDPFLDYLTNYIDEKSEKRHKGKREKPESWLTQDVGQRMRKTLKLFNGLKSSSKSNNTKFIVVSDYNEENPGACIMLYGHECDDTVCFIPPSKPICSTTGAVTDSSVTVKLSPACESTVKRNLEYKMEQEEEWKCQSLHHKEDEVTLTDLNADAVYEIRCVAVGELEQFPVTSDVIIAKT